One genomic region from Bacillus sp. SLBN-46 encodes:
- a CDS encoding hydrolase, whose protein sequence is MSEQKKTYYIDVGTGEISQSATSSTWSYKIQADDEEITQLRELFDENYSTEWQNFFRAHVPYVQYHYDRENDAYDQTIQRVYGMLHKLGDDEARNHIDSMNILPKQE, encoded by the coding sequence ATGAGTGAGCAAAAGAAAACGTATTATATAGATGTTGGGACGGGTGAAATTTCACAAAGTGCCACTAGCTCGACATGGAGTTATAAAATTCAAGCTGACGATGAAGAAATAACCCAGCTGCGCGAACTGTTTGATGAAAATTACTCCACTGAGTGGCAGAACTTTTTTAGAGCCCATGTTCCTTATGTTCAGTATCATTATGACAGAGAAAACGATGCTTATGATCAAACTATTCAGAGAGTATATGGAATGCTCCACAAATTAGGCGATGACGAGGCAAGAAATCATATTGATAGTATGAATATCTTACCTAAACAAGAATAA
- a CDS encoding DUF6154 family protein, which yields MKLVDELYEMYRNKLTGDEEDIDMLTFAFLEEMTHEDLLALIQEMDKQELYDLMGLYLIESLKGKFAQEEYGQLRTNTYYPRNIH from the coding sequence TTGAAATTGGTCGATGAGTTATATGAAATGTACCGAAACAAGCTAACTGGTGACGAAGAGGATATTGATATGCTTACATTTGCCTTTTTAGAAGAAATGACACATGAAGATCTTCTAGCCTTAATTCAAGAAATGGATAAACAAGAACTATATGATTTAATGGGGCTTTACCTAATAGAAAGTCTTAAAGGGAAATTTGCACAGGAAGAATATGGTCAACTTCGCACAAATACTTATTATCCTAGAAATATTCATTGA